The following proteins are co-located in the Flavobacterium sp. CECT 9288 genome:
- the hemL gene encoding glutamate-1-semialdehyde 2,1-aminomutase: MLYKRSSQLFAEAEKVIPGGVNSPVRAFKAVGGTPIFVKSAKGAYLYDEDGNKLIDYINSWGPMILGHAYEPVVEAVVERAKLGTSFGMPTELETQIAALAVKMVPNIDKIRFVNSGTEACMSAIRLARGYTKRDKIIKFAGCYHGHSDSFLIQAGSGAITFGSPNSPGVTAGTAKDTLLARYNDLSNVAELITANPNEIAAIIVEPVAGNMGCIPPKEGFLEGLRQLCTDNGILLIFDEVMTGFRLASGGVQELVGVTSDIVCFGKVIGGGLPVGAFAARAEIMNYLAPLGPVYQAGTLSGNPLAMAAGLAMLQALDADRDVFNRLKDKTAYLAAGIDRVLRNNNVVFTINTIGSMISVHFDENAVVDFQTAAKGDNETFKKFFHGLLQEGIYIAPSAYETWFITDALTYEDLDFTIQAIDKVSKTF; the protein is encoded by the coding sequence ATGTTATATAAAAGAAGTAGTCAGCTTTTTGCTGAAGCAGAAAAAGTAATTCCTGGAGGTGTCAATTCTCCTGTTCGTGCCTTTAAAGCAGTAGGTGGTACGCCTATTTTTGTAAAAAGTGCCAAAGGTGCTTACCTGTATGATGAAGATGGAAATAAACTAATAGATTACATCAATTCATGGGGGCCAATGATTTTAGGCCATGCGTATGAGCCTGTTGTTGAAGCTGTCGTTGAAAGAGCAAAATTAGGAACCTCTTTTGGGATGCCAACTGAGCTTGAAACTCAAATTGCTGCTTTAGCCGTTAAAATGGTACCCAATATTGATAAAATTCGTTTTGTAAACTCAGGGACCGAAGCCTGTATGAGTGCCATCAGACTAGCACGTGGGTATACCAAAAGAGATAAAATCATAAAATTTGCAGGTTGTTATCACGGACATTCCGATTCTTTCTTGATTCAAGCAGGAAGTGGCGCTATTACCTTTGGGTCTCCTAATAGTCCAGGGGTAACCGCTGGAACGGCTAAGGATACTTTGCTAGCACGATACAATGACTTATCCAATGTAGCTGAATTAATTACAGCAAATCCTAATGAAATTGCAGCCATAATTGTTGAACCTGTGGCGGGTAATATGGGTTGTATTCCACCTAAAGAAGGTTTTTTAGAGGGCTTACGCCAATTGTGTACAGATAATGGAATCCTACTTATTTTTGATGAAGTAATGACCGGTTTTAGACTTGCATCAGGCGGAGTTCAAGAGCTTGTTGGAGTTACTTCAGATATTGTTTGTTTTGGAAAAGTAATAGGTGGAGGTTTACCTGTAGGTGCCTTTGCAGCACGCGCTGAAATTATGAATTATCTTGCGCCATTAGGTCCTGTTTACCAAGCAGGAACTTTGTCTGGAAATCCATTGGCAATGGCCGCAGGATTAGCCATGCTACAAGCCTTAGATGCAGATAGAGACGTGTTTAATCGATTAAAAGACAAAACAGCTTACTTAGCAGCAGGAATAGATAGAGTTTTGCGCAATAACAACGTGGTGTTTACAATAAATACCATTGGATCTATGATTTCAGTGCATTTTGATGAAAACGCAGTAGTAGATTTTCAAACAGCTGCAAAAGGAGACAATGAAACCTTTAAGAAATTCTTTCATGGCTTACTCCAAGAAGGAATTTACATAGCGCCTTCTGCTTATGAAACTTGGTTTATTACCGATGCGCTTACGTATGAAGATCTAGATTTCACCATTCAAGCCATCGATAAAGTGTCTAAAACTTTTTAA
- a CDS encoding glucosaminidase domain-containing protein, producing MFKKYIVLLVVLVLASCNATKPVIVTKKSTPRASVPTVVKGKPETNRSAKKPDTKVPTKPNVSVSQKTKTTANNAPKEVIVSTSKTVVTSDIITLYVSKFKDIAMGNMRNYGIPASIILAQGILESGAGNGDLALSANNHFGIKCHVGWTGESVNHDDDASQECFRKYENPSESFKDHALFLTSRNRYSKLFENQKGDYKAWAKGLRAAGYATDPKYPDKLISYIERYQLHQYDDLVLGINSNAKIKEITDELNISNKESVVWNSDSYEVQKGDTLYSIAKKFALQVEDLKQKNNLTDNALAIGQRLIVK from the coding sequence ATGTTTAAAAAATATATAGTCTTGCTTGTAGTGCTAGTATTAGCAAGTTGTAATGCTACTAAACCTGTCATTGTAACTAAAAAAAGCACACCAAGAGCAAGTGTTCCAACTGTTGTAAAGGGCAAACCCGAAACTAATAGATCAGCTAAAAAGCCGGATACCAAAGTACCAACAAAACCAAATGTTTCGGTATCCCAAAAAACGAAAACAACGGCAAATAATGCACCAAAAGAAGTTATAGTTTCTACCTCTAAAACGGTTGTGACCAGTGATATAATTACCTTGTATGTTTCTAAATTTAAAGATATTGCTATGGGTAATATGAGAAACTACGGCATTCCAGCGAGTATTATTTTGGCACAAGGAATCCTTGAATCTGGAGCAGGCAACGGTGATTTGGCCTTGAGTGCTAACAATCACTTCGGGATTAAATGTCATGTGGGTTGGACAGGAGAATCAGTCAATCATGATGATGATGCCTCTCAGGAATGTTTTAGAAAATATGAAAATCCATCAGAGTCTTTTAAGGATCATGCACTCTTTTTAACGAGTAGAAACAGGTATTCTAAATTATTTGAAAATCAAAAAGGCGATTACAAGGCTTGGGCCAAAGGTTTACGAGCAGCTGGTTACGCCACAGATCCTAAGTATCCTGATAAATTAATTTCATATATAGAAAGATACCAGTTACATCAATACGATGATTTGGTTTTAGGGATCAATTCAAATGCTAAAATTAAGGAAATTACAGATGAATTAAATATTTCTAATAAGGAGTCAGTAGTTTGGAATTCTGACAGTTATGAAGTTCAAAAAGGAGATACTTTATATTCTATTGCAAAGAAATTTGCCTTACAAGTAGAGGATTTAAAACAAAAAAATAATCTTACTGATAACGCACTCGCTATTGGTCAGCGGTTAATTGTAAAATAA
- a CDS encoding 1-aminocyclopropane-1-carboxylate deaminase/D-cysteine desulfhydrase — MNQKVAKLFSNSIELYIKREDLLHPFVSGNKFRKLKYNILEAKELQEKQLLTFGGAFSNHIAAVAYAGYENGFKTIGIIRGDELKNQTVLNPTLAFAKQCGMEFEFVSRSDYQHKNEPENLAKWTEKWGAFYMIPEGGTNALAIQGCQEIVNEEDSYFDYICCSVGTGGTISGIINSILPHQKVLGFPALKGDFLKEEICNFVKKKNWELQTDYHFGGYGKVNDTLIQFINQFYQDFKIPLDPIYTGKMVYGVLDLMEKNYFPENSKILMIHTGGLQGIQGMNIKLKNKQLPTINIHV, encoded by the coding sequence TTGAATCAAAAGGTAGCGAAACTGTTCTCTAATTCCATTGAATTATACATCAAAAGAGAGGACTTATTACATCCATTTGTATCAGGAAATAAATTCAGAAAGCTTAAATATAATATTCTTGAAGCTAAGGAATTGCAAGAAAAACAGTTGCTCACTTTTGGAGGAGCATTTTCAAATCATATTGCGGCTGTAGCTTATGCAGGGTATGAAAATGGTTTTAAAACTATTGGTATTATTCGAGGGGATGAATTAAAGAACCAAACGGTTCTAAATCCCACATTAGCGTTTGCAAAGCAATGCGGAATGGAATTTGAGTTTGTTTCAAGATCAGATTATCAGCATAAGAATGAACCAGAAAATCTTGCAAAATGGACCGAAAAATGGGGAGCTTTTTATATGATTCCTGAGGGTGGAACTAATGCATTAGCCATACAAGGATGTCAGGAAATAGTAAATGAGGAGGATAGTTATTTTGATTATATCTGTTGCTCCGTTGGAACAGGAGGAACTATTTCAGGTATTATAAATAGTATTTTGCCACATCAAAAAGTTTTAGGATTTCCTGCTTTAAAAGGTGATTTTTTGAAAGAGGAAATTTGTAATTTTGTAAAGAAAAAAAACTGGGAGTTACAAACAGATTATCATTTTGGGGGTTACGGCAAGGTAAACGATACTTTGATACAATTTATCAATCAGTTTTATCAAGATTTTAAAATACCTCTAGACCCTATTTATACTGGAAAAATGGTTTATGGAGTTCTTGATTTGATGGAGAAAAATTATTTTCCCGAAAATTCGAAAATTTTAATGATCCATACAGGAGGTCTACAAGGTATTCAAGGCATGAATATCAAGTTAAAAAACAAACAATTACCAACTATTAATATCCATGTTTAA
- a CDS encoding T9SS type A sorting domain-containing protein, whose protein sequence is MNTSILQKGAFFFLLIFFQNESMAQLYVSPNSYVFATNEVVYVKEQVELNATTSNFYLRDSAQLLQGTTTNSGNSGLGNLSVYQEGSTNNFHYNYWCSPVGSSLATVGNSAFSITQLKDVASLTGFNNPVILATNNYNGTASPLAIAPFWVNKLIGSSNYGNWTAVGGAGTLNAGEGFSMKGTSGTNAITVNGVQNNPGSKQRYDFRGKPNDGTISIPVGALQFTLTGNPYPSAIDLAAFLIEQTNCTGIAYFWEQDKTVNSHYIADYKGGYGTYSPVARGGTGIYVPATFFSYDGSGNPGPSTGVGTAFERRFSPIGQGFMIDGVVNGAVEMKNSYRIYVKEGVANNSQFEKSTNNPKTNTEKDYLSKIKSISGFDYKTVSVAPTPQIRLNTLMNNQGVRQLALAFVPEATDGPDRAMDAMSSSENSPTDVYFLINNIEYIINATNFDINKKIPIGFRNTKTAIYKITVKDIINFPDVDAIFLHDKVKDTYHDIKNSFHEMELPAGKNNTQFEITFKDNKTLDVDGVAKEDFIVYQNNPLKSLTISNPNGLELASCGVYDVAGKLIFTQEDLGDQASYSFSTASYGDGIYIVKLTTKDNKVFGKKVIIKN, encoded by the coding sequence ATGAACACATCAATACTTCAAAAAGGAGCTTTCTTTTTTCTTCTCATTTTTTTTCAAAATGAAAGTATGGCACAACTGTATGTTAGTCCAAATAGTTATGTATTTGCTACAAATGAGGTGGTTTATGTAAAAGAACAAGTAGAGCTCAATGCAACTACGAGCAATTTCTATTTAAGAGATAGTGCTCAGCTGTTACAAGGTACAACAACTAATAGTGGTAATAGCGGATTAGGGAATTTGTCGGTTTATCAAGAAGGATCGACTAATAATTTTCATTATAATTATTGGTGTTCACCAGTAGGATCAAGTCTTGCAACTGTTGGGAATTCAGCTTTTTCTATTACACAACTCAAGGATGTTGCGAGCTTGACAGGATTTAATAATCCAGTTATTTTAGCAACAAATAATTACAATGGTACTGCTAGTCCTCTAGCTATTGCACCTTTTTGGGTTAATAAATTAATAGGCTCTTCAAATTATGGGAATTGGACAGCAGTAGGTGGTGCTGGGACTTTAAATGCAGGTGAAGGCTTCTCTATGAAGGGAACGTCTGGAACCAACGCAATCACTGTAAATGGAGTTCAAAACAATCCAGGAAGCAAACAGCGTTATGATTTTAGAGGAAAACCAAATGACGGTACCATATCAATACCTGTGGGAGCGTTACAATTTACGCTTACAGGCAATCCCTATCCATCTGCAATTGATCTTGCCGCATTTTTGATAGAACAAACAAATTGTACAGGAATTGCTTATTTTTGGGAACAAGATAAAACAGTAAACTCACACTATATTGCTGATTATAAAGGAGGTTACGGTACTTATTCCCCAGTGGCCAGAGGAGGAACTGGTATTTATGTTCCAGCTACTTTTTTTTCCTATGATGGATCTGGAAATCCTGGACCTTCAACAGGAGTAGGTACTGCTTTTGAAAGAAGATTTTCACCAATAGGTCAGGGGTTTATGATAGATGGTGTTGTAAATGGCGCTGTTGAAATGAAGAATAGCTACAGAATTTATGTAAAAGAAGGAGTGGCTAACAACTCACAGTTTGAAAAATCAACAAACAACCCTAAAACCAATACTGAAAAAGATTATTTATCAAAAATAAAATCAATATCTGGATTTGATTATAAAACCGTTAGTGTGGCTCCAACCCCTCAAATTAGATTAAATACTTTAATGAATAATCAAGGTGTAAGGCAACTTGCATTAGCATTTGTACCTGAGGCTACAGATGGACCTGATCGTGCTATGGATGCTATGTCAAGTAGTGAGAACTCTCCTACTGATGTATATTTTTTAATTAACAATATAGAATATATAATTAATGCCACCAATTTTGACATTAATAAAAAAATTCCAATAGGTTTTCGAAATACAAAAACAGCTATTTATAAAATTACTGTCAAGGATATTATCAATTTTCCTGATGTGGATGCTATTTTTTTGCATGACAAAGTAAAAGATACCTATCACGACATTAAAAATAGTTTCCATGAAATGGAATTACCAGCTGGGAAAAATAACACACAATTTGAAATTACTTTTAAAGACAACAAAACATTAGATGTTGATGGTGTTGCTAAAGAAGATTTTATAGTTTATCAAAACAATCCATTAAAAAGCTTAACCATAAGCAACCCAAATGGGCTTGAGCTTGCTTCTTGTGGGGTGTATGATGTTGCTGGAAAGTTAATTTTTACTCAAGAGGACTTGGGGGATCAAGCATCGTATTCGTTTTCGACCGCTAGTTATGGTGACGGAATTTATATTGTAAAGTTGACTACTAAAGACAATAAAGTTTTCGGAAAAAAAGTAATCATTAAAAATTAA
- a CDS encoding DUF5522 domain-containing protein → MSQSNENKLIEGEDFYYTPEGYKCFTEKHHLKRGYCCKNNCRHCPYGFDKKTGTNKK, encoded by the coding sequence ATGAGCCAAAGTAATGAAAATAAATTGATAGAAGGGGAAGATTTCTATTACACACCAGAAGGATATAAATGTTTTACCGAAAAACACCACCTTAAACGAGGTTATTGTTGTAAAAACAACTGCAGACATTGTCCTTACGGCTTTGATAAAAAAACAGGAACTAATAAAAAGTAA